One Hyperolius riggenbachi isolate aHypRig1 chromosome 12, aHypRig1.pri, whole genome shotgun sequence genomic window, gctgtgttgctgcaatgtttcattggttttaagggccaagtgtccaggacctaattgGAAAAAGACTTcctagtagaaaagcacaggtgtatcagatactggctgtgttgctgcaatgtttcattggttttaagggccaagtgtccaggacctaaatgggaaaagacatcctagtagaaaaagcacaggtatatcagattccggctgtgttgctataatatttccagtgatttgcaggatcaaaaggctgaataacggctgatagagagattcaatccatcacaataggtggtcttactgcatatgttatcacaaaataattgatgtgcaggtccacaggtcaggcaagctgtctcatttatgagctataacaatggccaggtgcataaaggtagattgataggcacacactgtatgtggcaagcacttcgggctagtaaacaaaaaaatttttatattcacagcaagcctgacacatccgcaagccccaggagcaacaagcaattcaccagagttagtgccccaatcagaagcacattctgagacagattcacaggcaagtgtttaaaccacagacatatgcaggtacaggtggtgtgatattaaagttgaaatagttcattcatggaacagtccgccagggtcatcccttcagcagcatcaactTGATGTAGACAAACTCAAAATTCCAGCAAAcaacagcatatagcagcatataggtgcATCCTAGGAAGCTGTTTCAATGATCATATGGTAAACAGTGGTTACTCCATAGGAGGCTGTTTTCCAGTCACCAGTAGAAATGCATATCATTGAGGTATACTCATCTGAGTAGCTGGTCACTGCAAAGTACATCCACAGGAGCCCATGTGCTTTCCTTCATTACCAAATACAATGATCATCACTTTCAGGTCCGCGCCCTACTTCAGAAACACTGGCATGTGCTCACGGGCGACCAGCGTGTTGCCCCCTTTGTTCCGAGGGAGCCCTCTGTTACCTACAGGCGGGCCACCACCATAGGTGATACCTTGACACGTAGCCACTACTCAGGTAGAGGCAAAACCAAATTATGTAATTGCACAGTTCTGGGCACTTACCCATGTCATTCCTGTAACCAATGCAGGTACATCTATGTCGGTAAACAGTGCCCCCTTGTGATGAGAGACGTTGTATTAACTACCAGACATTATGTTAACTGTGAGACGGAGGGGATAATTtatctcctcctctgcccctgtggGGCCTTTTATGTGGGCAAGACTGGCAGATCCCTTAACAGACGTATTTATGAACACACTTATGGTATCCAGGAGGGACACCAGACACCTGTAGCCCGACACTTCGCAATTTGCCAGGGGGGTAACCCCAGGAAAATTCGATTCTTTGGCTTGGATAGGGTACACCGGGACCCACGGGGAGGGGACTGGGACGGGAGACTCCTCCAATGTGAGGCCTTCTGGATTTACAAACTTAAGGCCTTTCGGACACCGGGCCTTAATGAAGGTATTGATTTCGCCCCATTTCTGTGACAGCAGTGCTCTGGCTCATGGCCATATGTTCtctatttttcattatttttgttcaATTTCTAAGGATGAATCTTCATATTTTCCTTTTGCTGTGCTTAAGCTGGCGGCCTTTTTGCGCCCGAACCGGGTCTTTTCCCGacccttatatatttttttgatttaAAACCTTTTATGCCATCTAATTTAGATATGATCTTTGACACTTCCTTGATGGTGGTTGGTGGGTTGGCGTGGCCCCCCGTTGCTCCACTTTGTCCTTGGTCTCCTCTCGTTTGGTCCCCTATCGGCAGGACAacagtttatttattattatttcattttaCTTTCGTATTCTATTTTTTTGCTTATGATTACTTAATTATATATAGCTATTAGGGATTTATTATTAATGGAaatatttttgcattattatattatgtttttttcaaTATGTAACTTTTTTCGATGACTTTGCTGATCCTGTGGGAGGTGGTAGCTATGGCCCCCCCGGCGCGCCGCACTTGCTGGTGGTCCTGGATGTGGGATCGATGTGCCCTGGGGGGGTGCTCGGGGTCGGCCCAGTCTTTGGCTTGACATGGACCATATACTGGGCTAATGCCTGCTGGCCCGTGGCCTGCCTGTGGGCCTACCCTGTCCTCCTCCCCCGtggccctcctctcccccccctgccccgttTCCTGTTGCCCCTGGGCACACTTGGCCGCGGCTATGGTGGCGCTCCGGCGGTGATGGCGACTGGGCGGCCCAGGGGACCCGGGGCCCCGCCTGCGGGACAGCCGGGCCACCCTTTCTCCTTACCATCGATCAGGGGGTGGGGTCTTAATAGTCCGTGCCCCTCAGCGTTCCCGGAGCCCTTTTGCGTCGGCCGCATTTCCATAGCGGCCCTGTTTGGGGGTCTCTGTGGGTCGCGTACAGTCGTACGCATATACGCGCTCCCTCCTACTTGATCCGCTTGGCGGTTGCGGACGCGAGGGAAACGCTGTGCATGCACTTGTACGCATATATGCGTTACCTCCTTTGATCCGCATCACCGCATGCGGACGCGGGGGGAACGCCGTGCGTACATGCGGAGAATTGGATGCATcacgcctctgcctccacctctcactcaccacctgcatcctgtgatggtggggtgggagtggtcatgggggggcgtggtagcatcctttggccgcccagtgccattttaggccggctcctctctcccacaggcagcaaaacttctgagcctgccctgatgatgctggtaatctcaccagtgaaaccggttggcctctaatggcccatactcacgagggacttttgtcgcctcaacacgcggcgcgcgcgtgttgcggcgacaggtcgcccgtgagtatgggccgtcgcacacgcgcgcaccccgaactgtcgcccgccgctcatgtcgccatgcgattgaaactttcaatcgcatggcgacagtcgccgctgcccccccgccgcaactgtcgctagtccgcgtgagtacgcggactagcgacagcaacctccatgtaggtacatggagcttccggcggggggaggaggaacgtcagcgacagcttccgccttgccgctggtccctcttccgcgtgtgtacgcggagggacctggcgagaagctgtcgccggcctgtcgcccacacgctcacgtgtgctggcgacaggccacatttctcgcccgtgagtatgggccataaggctctctttgtgaccagacacacttgtggtggcagcacatgggctcctgtggatgtactttgcagtgaccagctactcagatgagtatacctcaatgatatgcatttctactggtgacttgaaaacagcctcctatggagtaacactgtttaccatatgatcattgagggctggtgcacaccgggcggctttttgggcgttttcagatccgcttgcggctgcggatctgcttggtcaatgtatctcaatggggtggtgcacaccagagcggcaggcgttttgcagaaacgaaaaatgcctgggtgaggcattttttggatttcggatgcgtttctgcctccaatgttaagtataggaaaaacgcaaaacgcctgtAAAACCGCTTGATCAAGCGGATTTTGATGCGGATGCGGATGCGTTTTTTCAAGAATGCgcacttccaggtcaaagtgtgcttcctgtgtggcagatttgCATGAGGGATTTTAGACTGCGCAGGAGGAAGATGGCAGCAAAGTGGTTTACCACAGAAAACCTGATAATTAAGATTGAAAACAGCCCAGAACTTTATGACAAGTCTTTGCCTGGATATAAAGATCACCAAAGGGCTCATGAAATCTGGAGCAACATTGCAAAAGATTTTCTTGGAGAAAAATGGAATACTTTGAGCCAAAAGGGCAAGGATTCTAAGAGTAAGTATATGTGTACAGAATTGttgtattttattgatttcatgcagcactttgcagacaaTATATCATCACCCCTCCACTAAATGAGTAATTAAACAATTAGAAATGTCATTATCACAGGTCTCTGGCAAAGCTGTTCTCTCTTTAGCCATCTCTCCTTATAAACAgcaggtacatgtgtgtgtatgtactcacaTGTATTATTAGGGCGCTATTTGCCACTTTAGAGTGTCATGAATGATATAGACATACAACACGGTTTCAAGAATGTTTATTTGCACAATAATACTGATCTCGTCATGTAAGTAAATAGCAGCCTGCAGGTTTTTTATTTCTTACAGTTATGGCACAAAATAATCAGCTAAtttgtctctgttgcgaatgGCAGAAATGGGACCACGTAAAGTAGCTGGTGGTAAAGTGACAAGAGCACTGTTTGAAAgatccccctcttcctcctctatgGTCATGCTATCTAGTGTTCtcacataattatgcaaaatacaTGTTGCCTTCACCACTATTATAGCATACTTTGGTTGCATTTTTATAGCAGTGTGATAAATGCGCCATTTGTTTGCCAGAATTCCAAATGCACATTCTACTACTTGTCTGGCTTTGGTCAGGCGGTTATTAAAGACTACTTTCTTATGAGTCATATCTCTCTGTGCATACGGTCTCATAACATGCTCAGACAGTGCAAAGGCCTCATCAGCCACAAACACACAGGGGTAAGGTGGTTCTACAGTGTCAGGCCAGGGGCGTGGTGGTGGTAAAGTCATCTGGCCTGTGCGAAGCTTCACGCCAAATCGACTGTGCTGGAAGACTGAGGAATCATGGGAACTTCCGTAAGCCCCAACATCCACATAGATAAATTTCAAATTAGGATCCACAACAGCCATGAGCACTAGTGAAAagaattttttataattgtaaggccccgttcacactgcacgcgtttgtgtccgtttttaaggtacgcgttttgtgtgcgttttgcgaGGGCCAGAAAAATCAATGCAAAGGTATGGCCCTTGTTCACATATACGCGTGGCAAACGTATGCGTGGCAGAAACGCATAGttggatgcatttctgtgcgtcgcgcacagaaacgcattataatgaaagtcaatgggcgcgcactaaaaacgcatggcatgcgtttttgtatgcgtatTCGGAGGTGCGTTTCTCGTCGGAAGTGTAGGACTCTTCCAGGTATGATCAAAAACGcataaggaaaaaacgcatacaaacgcattacaaaaacgcgtacaaacgcatgcgtttttccagtgCGTTTACTACATGCGTTCTGCACGTTTTCCACACGCACATAATATGAACAGGGCCTAATAGAGACTGCCAGTGAATGCAGGCATAACCAGTCTGACATGTTTCCCATCCACTGCTCCAAGGCAGTTAGGGAAATCATGTTTCTCCCAAAAAAGCTGCATGTTAGCCTCCCACATAGGTACGTCAGGAGTTGGCATAAATTCCGGTTGAAGTACTTTCCAGATCAATGTGCAGGTGTCCAAAACTAAGTATCGGATTGTACTTCTTCCCATGAGGAATTGGTAGTGAAGTGCTGCATATGAATGccctgttgccagaaatctgcaaaagaaaagaaataacatgtatgtttatttttattcctaGTTGCCCTCCTGCGGACAAGATGGAAGTCGGTCAGAGACAGTTACAAAAAGGAGATTGAAAAGCAATACCATGAATCCAAAAGTGGGTCTGGAAGTTCGCAGCGAACAAAATATAAATATTGTGGCATATTAGAATTTCTAAGAAAACATCATGAACCGGCTGAGTAAGTATGGCGTAAATGTTAACCTATTGCAATGTTTGTCAACTTCGCCAATAGAACAGTGAAGGAAGGAGTAGGCCCACAATGCAATTCAGTAGTGTGGAACGAATAATCTGCCATCACTCTACCAAATATATTGGGGGACGTAGCTTAATGTAAGGATGGCATAGGTCCAGTTTAAAATGATTACATGACAGGAATGTGGACTGTTCGTTACCCAACataacagttgcctgacagtgctggttatatgtttggctgcagtagtgtctgcatcacacatctGTAACACACATCTACCAAAATCAGTGCTAGTTTACTCAGGCCAGTTTTGCTctatgcttgctcaggggctgtgcctaaaagctatgtacacaaataatgggaaaaatagacaggctactgctattgttttgcaatgaaaGATGCATCGCATTGTGCCCATATATTTGCTGTGACATCCATGGTCACTATTCCATGAACTAAAGTTGTGCTTTCCCCTTTCCAAAGGACTGAAGATAGCCTACCACCAGATCCTGAGGAGGACGATGTAGAGGTGCCACCTACCACCACCAGTGATGTTGAAGTTGAAGAAGACACTACACAGGATGTTGACACTGCTACAGTGGAAGACAGTGACTCTACTAccccagatcacacaccacacagcccagcgagtagtcggacacgcacaactgtcaggtctagtagaggtgtgagggtagctacacaaggcaggagaataggaagaggtatgagcagggctgaatacgaccAGAAGCTGATTAGTTCAATAGAAAAGGCTGTTGATCatatggagaagcgagaggatGAAATGAAACAACTTAAAGAGCCATGCACACAGTATCTTTTAAGTTTGGTGCCACTATTACAAAAAGTGCCTCCTGATAAGCAATGGGCAGCCAGACATGCCATCTCTGAGACCCTGGGGAGATTCTTACTACCTGAGACCCGTGCAGatgacaatgtgcacaactacttGCAGCAACCACACCTGCCTGCTTCCAGCCAACAATATAATGCACACCCACAACTCTCTTACCATATGCAACGCATTTATGACCCACCCCACTACCCACCAATGCATATGCATAACATGCCATATGGTCAACAGCCTCATTACTCTATGCCTCCACCTCAGCGCCCTGATCAAGGTATGCGATTTCAAACATCATCTATGCACAGTGACTCTACAGTGTACACTGATTTAACATCGCACAGCCAGCCTCATACAAATGCTGAATCAGGTACACATGCTTACAATCAGGGCCCTGGTAGTATGTGTGATTTGCTATCACAACATGACTAGTTTTttgtagtt contains:
- the LOC137541457 gene encoding uncharacterized protein isoform X2, yielding MLASHIVALLRTRWKSVRDSYKKEIEKQYHESKSGSGSSQRTKYKYCGILEFLRKHHEPAETEDSLPPDPEEDDVEVPPTTTSDVEVEEDTTQDVDTATVEDSDSTTPDHTPHSPASSRTRTTVRSSRGVRVATQGRRIGRGMSRAEYDQKLISSIEKAVDHMEKREDEMKQLKEPCTQYLLSLVPLLQKVPPDKQWAARHAISETLGRFLLPETRADDNVHNYLQQPHLPASSQQYNAHPQLSYHMQRIYDPPHYPPMHMHNMPYGQQPHYSMPPPQRPDQGMRFQTSSMHSDSTVYTDLTSHSQPHTNAESGTHAYNQGPGSMCDLLSQHD
- the LOC137541457 gene encoding uncharacterized protein isoform X1 — encoded protein: MAAKWFTTENLIIKIENSPELYDKSLPGYKDHQRAHEIWSNIAKDFLGEKWNTLSQKGKDSKIALLRTRWKSVRDSYKKEIEKQYHESKSGSGSSQRTKYKYCGILEFLRKHHEPAETEDSLPPDPEEDDVEVPPTTTSDVEVEEDTTQDVDTATVEDSDSTTPDHTPHSPASSRTRTTVRSSRGVRVATQGRRIGRGMSRAEYDQKLISSIEKAVDHMEKREDEMKQLKEPCTQYLLSLVPLLQKVPPDKQWAARHAISETLGRFLLPETRADDNVHNYLQQPHLPASSQQYNAHPQLSYHMQRIYDPPHYPPMHMHNMPYGQQPHYSMPPPQRPDQGMRFQTSSMHSDSTVYTDLTSHSQPHTNAESGTHAYNQGPGSMCDLLSQHD